The proteins below are encoded in one region of Candidatus Methylomirabilota bacterium:
- a CDS encoding nodulation protein NfeD — protein MSALAGLLLALLLTPALAGAAPAPVAKIEIEGVISPVTLRLVGLAIDRAQAERAQALVIQLDTPGGLERSMRAIVQRILAADVPVIIYVAPTGARAASAGVFITVAAHVAAMAPATNIGAATPVFASGGGDKTMLKKAENDAAAFIRTVALERGRNADWAEKAVRQAVAITEREAVKLKVVDLVADSIPDLLEKVDGRVVKLPKRTVTLETRGAPVKEIEIGFRDRLLNVITDPNVAYVLMMLGMLGLFFELSNPGVVLPGVIGGISLILAFFAFQSLPINYAGVLLIVFGIVLLIAEIKIVSHGILAMGGIISMALGSLMVFDAPELGFRVSWWAIVPMVGLTAGMFLFVVAAGVRALGRRQLLGPS, from the coding sequence ATGAGCGCCCTCGCCGGCCTGCTCCTGGCGCTCCTGCTGACGCCGGCCCTCGCCGGCGCGGCGCCCGCGCCCGTGGCCAAGATCGAGATCGAGGGCGTCATCAGCCCCGTGACGCTCCGGCTCGTCGGGCTCGCGATCGACCGCGCCCAGGCCGAGCGCGCGCAGGCGCTCGTGATCCAGCTCGACACCCCCGGCGGGCTCGAGCGCTCCATGCGCGCGATCGTCCAGCGCATCCTCGCCGCCGACGTGCCCGTGATCATCTACGTCGCGCCGACGGGCGCGCGCGCCGCGTCCGCGGGCGTCTTCATCACGGTGGCGGCCCACGTGGCGGCGATGGCGCCGGCGACCAACATCGGCGCCGCGACCCCGGTCTTCGCCAGCGGCGGCGGCGACAAGACGATGCTGAAGAAGGCGGAGAACGACGCCGCGGCCTTCATCCGCACGGTCGCGCTCGAGCGCGGCCGGAACGCGGACTGGGCGGAGAAGGCCGTGCGCCAGGCCGTTGCGATCACCGAGCGCGAGGCCGTGAAGCTGAAGGTCGTCGACCTCGTCGCCGACTCGATCCCCGACCTGCTCGAGAAGGTGGACGGCCGCGTCGTGAAGCTGCCCAAGCGCACCGTCACGCTGGAGACGCGGGGCGCCCCGGTGAAGGAGATCGAGATCGGGTTCCGCGACCGCCTCCTGAACGTGATCACCGACCCGAACGTCGCCTACGTGCTCATGATGCTCGGCATGCTCGGGCTCTTCTTCGAGCTCTCGAACCCGGGCGTCGTGCTGCCGGGCGTGATCGGCGGCATCTCGCTCATCCTCGCGTTCTTCGCGTTCCAGAGCCTGCCGATCAACTACGCGGGGGTGCTGCTGATCGTCTTCGGGATCGTGCTCCTGATCGCCGAGATCAAGATCGTCAGCCACGGCATCCTCGCGATGGGAGGCATAATCTCGATGGCGCTCGGCTCGCTGATGGTCTTCGACGCGCCCGAGCTGGGCTTCCGGGTGTCGTGGTGGGCGATCGTGCCGATGGTCGGCCTGACGGCGGGAATGTTCCTCTTCGTCGTCGCGGCCGGGGTGCGGGCGCTCGGCCGCCGCCAGCTCCTGGGCCCGAGCG
- the speB gene encoding agmatinase, producing the protein MDRLGPRDAFVSPRFGQVATFMLLPLAQTAENLDVALVGIPYDGGTSYRTGARFGPRAVREQSSLIRPWNPVLKVHPFEKLRVADCGDVDVVPISIERTYAAIEQRIGELTSRGAVPVSVGGDHSVTLPILRALARRHGRLGIVHFDAHPDTWDEYFGSKFFHGTPFRRAVEEGLVDPGRMIQIGIRGPLYGAEDFAFHDRHGIEVVRIETVKEQGTAWVAERLVRLRGGPVYCSFDIDAVDPAYAPATGTPEVGGLTSYEALVLVRALVGQALVGADVVEVSPPYDGPGQITSLLAANLMFELVSVLARER; encoded by the coding sequence CTCGACGTCGCGCTGGTCGGCATCCCGTACGACGGCGGCACCTCGTACCGGACGGGCGCGCGGTTCGGTCCGCGCGCCGTCCGCGAGCAGTCGTCGCTGATCCGCCCCTGGAACCCCGTGCTGAAGGTCCACCCGTTCGAGAAGCTCCGCGTCGCCGACTGCGGCGACGTGGACGTCGTGCCCATCTCGATCGAGCGCACCTACGCCGCGATCGAGCAGCGGATCGGCGAGCTCACGTCCCGCGGCGCCGTGCCGGTCTCCGTCGGCGGGGACCACTCCGTGACGCTGCCGATTCTCAGGGCGCTCGCGCGCCGTCACGGCCGGCTCGGCATCGTCCACTTCGACGCCCATCCGGACACCTGGGACGAGTACTTCGGCTCCAAGTTCTTCCACGGGACGCCGTTCCGCCGCGCGGTCGAGGAGGGGCTCGTGGATCCGGGGCGCATGATCCAGATCGGCATCCGCGGCCCGCTCTACGGCGCCGAGGACTTCGCCTTCCACGACCGCCACGGCATCGAGGTCGTCCGGATCGAGACCGTGAAGGAGCAGGGAACCGCGTGGGTCGCCGAGCGGCTCGTCCGGCTGCGCGGCGGGCCGGTCTACTGCTCGTTCGACATCGACGCCGTGGACCCGGCGTACGCGCCGGCGACCGGCACGCCCGAGGTCGGCGGGCTCACGTCGTACGAGGCGCTCGTGCTCGTGCGCGCCCTGGTGGGCCAGGCCCTCGTCGGCGCCGACGTCGTGGAGGTCTCGCCGCCGTACGACGGGCCCGGGCAGATCACGTCGCTGCTCGCGGCGAACCTCATGTTCGAGCTCGTGAGCGTCCTCGCGCGCGAACGATGA